Proteins encoded within one genomic window of Christensenellaceae bacterium:
- a CDS encoding Fic family protein, translating into MDEFEQYIKQGEPEEKERSIIWQTAIGLQEVDGLKPSKYLIETAKANIEGNITIDEVKRRLESYYEEMPVKNAERTEEADKVSARITEILSEKTFHFSPLELQEIHRRLFDVVLPKLAGKIRDYNITKKEWVLDDDTVSYVSFNMIKTALEYDFNEEKKFDYKPLSLKEKVEHIIKFVSGVWQIHPFGEGNTRTTAVFTIKYLRTFGFNVDNDSFANNSWYFRNALVRANYTNFVKNVYATQEYLNRFFDNLLFDGKNELHNKDLLIGTVNDTVGTVNGTVKLTAEEKIKAVIRGNANITAGIIATTLSMGLRTVKRYLKTLKDNGEVERIGSDKNGYWKVKK; encoded by the coding sequence ATGGACGAATTTGAACAATATATAAAACAAGGTGAACCCGAAGAAAAAGAAAGAAGTATTATTTGGCAAACCGCAATTGGCTTGCAAGAAGTTGACGGCTTAAAACCGTCTAAATATTTGATTGAAACAGCAAAGGCGAATATTGAGGGCAATATTACCATTGACGAGGTAAAAAGACGACTTGAAAGTTATTATGAAGAAATGCCCGTTAAAAATGCCGAACGAACGGAAGAGGCAGATAAAGTTTCTGCACGAATAACGGAGATTTTGAGTGAAAAGACTTTTCACTTTTCGCCACTTGAATTGCAAGAAATTCATAGGCGATTGTTTGACGTAGTTTTGCCAAAACTTGCTGGCAAAATTAGAGATTATAATATTACAAAAAAAGAATGGGTGCTTGATGATGACACAGTTTCGTATGTTTCTTTCAATATGATTAAAACAGCACTTGAATATGATTTTAACGAAGAGAAAAAGTTTGATTATAAACCCCTATCCTTAAAAGAAAAAGTTGAACACATAATCAAGTTTGTTTCAGGTGTTTGGCAAATCCACCCTTTTGGCGAGGGCAATACACGAACAACGGCGGTATTTACAATTAAATATTTACGAACTTTTGGCTTTAATGTAGATAATGATAGTTTTGCAAATAATTCTTGGTATTTTAGGAACGCCCTTGTGCGTGCAAATTACACAAACTTTGTGAAAAATGTTTATGCAACACAAGAATATCTAAATAGATTTTTTGATAATTTATTGTTTGACGGCAAAAACGAACTGCATAATAAAGATTTACTAATTGGCACTGTAAATGATACAGTTGGCACTGTAAATGGCACTGTAAAACTGACTGCCGAAGAAAAGATAAAAGCCGTTATTCGTGGCAATGCGAACATTACGGCTGGCATAATAGCAACAACGCTGTCAATGGGCTTGCGAACTGTTAAACGATATTTGAAAACATTAAAAGACAACGGCGAAGTAGAAAGAATTGGCAGTGATAAAAATGGCTATTGGAAAGTTAAAAAATAA
- a CDS encoding YgjV family protein, producing the protein MVISITWDLTLFFILSQIFTVVAYGFFALSFATKNRNMLLIFSSINCVFNALAFLFLSAWTGFFMVLIALIRNIAFLIHEKYWGKSGKLALFDHIVLGLVIAVSVIVSVFAYDGVLSLLFVVMTLIYSFSVYQKNIKVYRILGIITRAMGIVYCGFIGSFLGMTFEAILCGVAAASVAFYDKIDILSNKVKKLEEVCKEESSAEKTETQAEGIEIKKET; encoded by the coding sequence ATGGTAATATCAATTACATGGGATTTAACATTATTTTTTATTCTGTCGCAGATTTTTACCGTAGTTGCCTACGGTTTTTTTGCTTTATCTTTTGCCACCAAAAATCGAAATATGCTGCTCATTTTCAGTAGCATTAATTGCGTTTTTAATGCTCTTGCTTTTTTGTTTCTGTCGGCTTGGACGGGCTTTTTTATGGTGCTGATAGCGCTGATTAGAAACATTGCATTTTTGATACACGAGAAATATTGGGGCAAAAGCGGAAAGCTGGCGCTTTTTGACCATATAGTGTTGGGCCTTGTGATTGCGGTTTCTGTCATTGTATCGGTATTTGCCTACGACGGTGTGCTCAGCCTGCTGTTTGTTGTGATGACGCTTATTTATTCGTTTTCTGTTTATCAAAAGAATATCAAGGTCTACCGAATTTTGGGTATCATAACCCGAGCAATGGGTATAGTTTATTGCGGATTTATAGGGTCCTTCCTCGGCATGACCTTTGAAGCAATTTTGTGCGGTGTGGCTGCAGCCTCGGTGGCCTTCTATGACAAGATTGACATACTTTCAAACAAAGTAAAAAAGCTTGAAGAAGTCTGCAAGGAAGAGAGCAGCGCAGAAAAAACAGAGACTCAGGCAGAGGGCATTGAAATAAAAAAGGAAACCTAA
- a CDS encoding pyridoxamine 5'-phosphate oxidase family protein, which produces MEQKTEKQIMDVIKKSKTSFLATVDEQGFPNVRAMLTPRKIVSKKEFWFTTNTSSNKVKQIGKNSKACVYFFDKKFMYHGVMLLGVAEVCTDQESRKEIWKFGDTMYYKEGVNDPDYAVIKFRAQKIKYYHAFKQEEFEI; this is translated from the coding sequence ATGGAACAGAAAACAGAGAAACAGATTATGGATGTGATAAAGAAGTCAAAGACATCTTTTCTGGCTACCGTTGACGAGCAGGGCTTTCCTAATGTGAGAGCTATGCTGACACCGCGCAAAATTGTGAGTAAGAAAGAGTTTTGGTTTACGACCAATACCTCATCAAACAAGGTGAAACAGATAGGCAAAAATAGCAAAGCCTGCGTGTATTTTTTTGACAAAAAATTTATGTATCACGGTGTGATGCTGCTGGGTGTGGCTGAGGTTTGCACCGACCAAGAGAGCCGAAAAGAGATTTGGAAATTTGGTGACACAATGTATTATAAAGAGGGCGTAAACGACCCTGATTATGCGGTTATAAAATTTAGAGCTCAAAAGATAAAATATTATCACGCTTTTAAGCAGGAAGAGTTTGAGATATAA
- the metK gene encoding methionine adenosyltransferase, translating into MKILTSESVNIGHPDKTCDTIADSFLDEALRQDPNAQMAVECAIKDDLLMIYGEATTTADIDYDKIAAAVLREIGYKNEFRIIKQISRQSPDINQAVVKKELCAGDQGIMYGYATNETKEYMPLPIILAHKLMKRYEQFRRKRADFFADAKSQVSVEYDDSDRPRRIHTVLVSVSHSDILSLSQVQESIISGVITPVLKEYKTLVDKHVKFIINPSGKFTVWGSFSDSGCVGRKIVVDTYGGIGRVGGGCFSSKNATKVDRSGTYYARFVAKNIVARGLADKCEIQVSYGIGMAEPISINIETFGTNHKSIGEIEEFVKRNFSFRPGDIIKELNLLKPQYKQTACFGHFGRDEFAWEKIKKIR; encoded by the coding sequence ATGAAAATCTTGACAAGCGAAAGCGTGAATATCGGGCATCCCGACAAAACCTGCGACACTATTGCAGACAGTTTTTTGGACGAGGCCTTACGTCAGGACCCCAATGCTCAGATGGCGGTGGAGTGTGCCATAAAGGACGATTTGCTCATGATTTATGGGGAGGCCACCACAACAGCCGATATTGATTATGACAAGATTGCGGCTGCAGTTCTTCGGGAAATCGGTTATAAAAATGAGTTCCGCATAATTAAACAGATAAGCCGGCAGAGCCCTGACATCAATCAGGCGGTGGTAAAAAAAGAGCTTTGTGCTGGGGATCAGGGAATTATGTACGGTTATGCTACAAACGAGACAAAAGAGTATATGCCGCTACCCATTATTCTTGCTCACAAGCTGATGAAAAGATATGAACAGTTCCGAAGAAAACGCGCGGACTTTTTTGCGGATGCTAAAAGTCAGGTAAGCGTGGAGTATGACGACAGCGACAGACCGCGACGTATTCACACTGTTTTGGTGTCAGTTAGCCACAGTGATATTCTTAGCTTGTCACAGGTGCAGGAAAGCATAATCAGCGGCGTAATTACACCTGTTTTGAAGGAATATAAAACTCTTGTTGATAAACATGTTAAATTTATTATCAACCCTAGCGGAAAGTTTACTGTTTGGGGAAGCTTTAGTGACAGCGGCTGTGTGGGGCGCAAGATTGTAGTTGACACCTACGGCGGCATAGGCCGCGTTGGCGGGGGATGCTTCAGTAGCAAAAATGCTACCAAGGTTGACCGTAGCGGAACATATTATGCGCGTTTTGTTGCCAAAAACATTGTAGCGCGTGGGCTTGCTGACAAGTGTGAAATTCAGGTGTCATACGGCATCGGTATGGCCGAGCCCATTTCAATCAATATTGAAACCTTTGGCACCAATCACAAGTCTATTGGTGAAATTGAGGAGTTTGTAAAAAGAAATTTCAGTTTTAGACCGGGTGATATAATAAAAGAGTTGAACCTGTTAAAGCCGCAGTATAAGCAAACGGCTTGCTTTGGGCACTTTGGCAGAGACGAATTTGCGTGGGAGAAAATAAAAAAAATACGGTAA